The Carassius carassius chromosome 31, fCarCar2.1, whole genome shotgun sequence genome includes a region encoding these proteins:
- the LOC132111490 gene encoding protein YIPF4-like yields MQFSPTNGDFTFVSSTDAEELSGTIDAPDITLNIGPDSSRDTYATTFLRQRGYGWLLEVEEDDAEDTKPLLEELDIDLKDIYYKIRCVLMPMPSLGFNRQVVRDNPDFWGPLAVVLLFSMISIYGQFRVVSWIITIWIFGSLMIFLLARVLGGEVSYGQVLGVIGYSLLPLIVIAPLLLVIGGFDVVPTLIKLFGVFWAAYSAASLLVSDEFKTKKPLLIYPIFLLYIYFLSLYTGV; encoded by the exons ATGCAGTTCTCTCCCACCAACGGAGATTTTACCTTCGTCTCCTCGACGGACGCTGAAG AGCTCAGCGGCACCATCGATGCACCGGATATCACACTAAATATAGGCCCTGATTCCAGCAGGGACACTTATGCCACCACCTTCCTGAGGCAGAGAGGTTATGGATGGTTGCTGGAGGTGGAGGAAGATGATGCCGAGGACACTAAACCGCTCCT GGAGGAGTTGGACATTGACTTAAAGGACATCTACTACAAGATCAGGTGTGTGTTGATGCCCATGCCCTCGCTTGGTTTTAACAGACAGGTGGTGAGGGACAATCCTGATTTCTGGGGTCCGCTGGCTGTTGTCCTGCTCTTCTCCATGATCTCCATCTACGGACAGTTCAGA GTTGTTTCCTGGATTATTACAATCTGGATATTTGGATCACTGATGATTTTCCTTCTTGCAAGAGTGCTGGGTGGAGAG GTGTCTTATGGGCAAGTGCTTGGAGTTATTGGCTATTCTTTGCTCCCACTCATTGTAATAGCTCCACTTCTCCTAGTCATTGGGGGTTTTGACGTTGTCCCTACACTCATAaag ctTTTTGGAGTATTCTGGGCTGCTTACAGTGCTGCCTCTTTACTCGTCAGTGATGAATTCAAAACGAAGAAACCCCTTCTCATATATCCCATCTTCCTTTTGTACATCTACTTCCTGTCTCTGTATACTGGAGTCTGA